A genomic window from Triticum urartu cultivar G1812 chromosome 7, Tu2.1, whole genome shotgun sequence includes:
- the LOC125522172 gene encoding disease resistance protein RPM1-like isoform X2, which yields MAETVVSMARSMLGGAISMAASAAATEMSLLIGVRKDIWFIKDELKTMQAFLVAAEKTKKKNMLLEVWAEQVRDLAYGIEDCLDEFMVHVGSQSRSRRLLKLNDRHRIASQIRDLKARVEEVSNRNARYNLINADASSNIDEVNASMEDVRSHSAGNIDEAELVGFVKPKEELIKMVDVNSRDGLSKVICVVGMGGLGKTTLAGKAYASKEDIVNKFACCAWVYASKEDIVNKFACCAWVTVSQSFSKIEMLKEMISQLLGTESLRKCLKELEQKAVQVEHLANYLREKLEDKRYFIVLDDLWTIDAWNWIKYIAFPIRNNKGSRIIVTTRDVGLAAQCTSESLIYHLKHLQIEDATNLLLRKSGKTREDMKNDKKMMAVVNKIVKKCGGLPLAILTIGGMLGNKKATEWESIYTQIPSELESNPSLEAMRRIVTLSYNNLPSHLKSCFLYLSIFPEDFEIKRRRLVDRWITEGFVRARGGVNIEDVGISYFTELINRSMIQPSKVSIEGHVKSCRVHDIMHDVMVSISREENFVYLAGDNATTVSEGNFRHVAYNGSKCQKLGMDCSHVRSLTMFGERSLDPSPSVCSSDMRMLRALDLENAQFQVTQKDISNIGLLRHLKYVNFSDPQGYSHIYKLPRSIGKLQGLRTLDIRGSYITKLPTEICKLKSLHSLRFTTNGSYEYFDLDDPKNCLLATSCLPIFFTPLFDPSDRAEVIAELHMAWCSHWSESDGVRVPKGISKLKELQVLEVVDINRTSGKAIKELGELVQLRKLSVVTQGATKQKCEVLCDAIQKLTCLRSLEVHGSLEWMHVVSSPPPLLRSLKLEGCLGEVPGWFGNLMYLVKLHLWSSEIKEEGKIMEILGPLPNLMHLRLEKGSYIGKKLGFKTEAFPNLKKLDILYLEQVRELIFEEGTSPQLGKIEITFCWLESGINSIDNLASLKEIWLNWYAQVARLGVLQRELDAHPNNPVLRLQKERSYHDLDEGTEGEESSYLHPEHAATGEASSSQVAIVTTGSHRQDPDIREVQGSTLVEDDFWSCNSDDDDA from the exons ATGGCGGAGACGGTGGTGAGCATGGCGAGGTCCATGCTTGGGGGCGCCATCAGCATGGCCGCCTCTGCCGCCGCCACCGAGATGAGTCTTCTCATCGGAGTCCGCAAGGACATCTG GTTCATAAAAGACGAGCTCAAGACGATGCAAGCATTCCTCGTGGCTGCCGAGAAAACAAAGAAGAAAAACATGCTACTGGAGGTGTGGGCAGAGCAAGTAAGAGATCTAGCATATGGTATTGAGGATTGTCTTGATGAATTTATGGTGCATGTGGGAAGCCAGAGCCGTTCTCGACGGCTGCTTAAGCTGAACGATCGGCATCGGATTGCCAGCCAAATCCGTGATCTCAAAGCAAGAGTTGAAGAAGTGAGCAATAGGAATGCACGCTATAACTTGATCAACGCTGATGCCTCCAGCAACATTGACGAGGTGAATGCCAGCATGGAAGATGTTCGTAGCCACTCAGCTGGTAACATTGATGAGGCAGAGCTTGTGGGCTTTGTTAAGCCTAAAGAGGAGTTGATTAAGATGGTGGATGTTAACTCCAGAGATGGTCTTTCCAAGGTGATATGTGTCGTTGGCATGGGCGGTTTAGGCAAGACTACTCTAGCAGGGAAGGCATATGCTAGCAAGGAAGATATTGTGAATAAATTTGCTTGTTGTGCTTGGGTATATGCTAGCAAGGAAGATATTGTGAATAAATTTGCTTGTTGTGCTTGGGTCACAGTCTCACAGTCATTTTCGAAGATAGAGATGCTCAAGGAGATGATAAGTCAACTTTTGGGTACCGAGTCACTGAGGAAATGCTTGAAAGAACTTGAACAGAAGGCAGTGCAAGTAGAGCATCTCGCCAACTACCTCAGAGAAAAGCTAGAGGACAAGAGATACTTTATTGTTCTTGATGACCTGTGGACCATAGATGCTTGGAATTGGATCAAATATATTGCTTTTCCTATTAGAAACAATAAAGGTAGCCGAATAATAGTAACAACACGAGATGTGGGCTTGGCTGCACAGTGCACTTCAGAATCACTTATCTACCACCTTAAGCACCTGCAAATAGAAGATGCCACAAATTTGCTACTAAGAAAGAGTGGGAAAACACGGGAAGACATGAAAAATGATAAGAAAATGATGGCAGTGGTCAACAAAATAGTAAAGAAGTGTGGTGGTCTACCGCTGGCTATACTCACTATAGGAGGCATGCTTGGCAACAAAAAGGCAACAGAGTGGGAAAGTATCTATACACAAATCCCATCAGAGCTTGAGAGCAACCCTAGCCTAGAAGCAATGAGGAGGATAGTTACTCTAAGCTACAACAACTTGCCGTCTCATCTCAAGTCATGTTTTCTTTATCTAAGCATCTTTCCTGAGGATTTTGAAATCAAAAGGAGGCGTTTGGTAGATAGATGGATAACAGAGGGGTTTGTTAGAGCCAGAGGTGGAGTAAACATCGAAGATGTTGGAATAAGTTATTTCACCGAGCTAATCAACCGAAGCATGATTCAGCCCTCAAAAGTGAGCATAGAAGGACATGTTAAGAGTTGTCGAGTCCATGATATCATGCATGATGTGATGGTCTCGATATCCAGGGAAGAAAATTTTGTGTATTTGGCAGGAGATAATGCAACTACTGTATCAGAGGGGAACTTCCGTCATGTAGCATACAATGGTAGTAAGTGCCAAAAATTAGGCATGGATTGTAGCCATGTTCGTTCATTAACCATGTTTGGTGAGAGATCATTGGATCCATCACCTTCAGTTTGTTCATCTGACATGAGAATGCTCCGGGCCTTGGATCTAGAGAATGCACAGTTTCAAGTCACACAAAAGGATATCAGCAACATAGGATTGTTGCGGCACTTGAAGTATGTGAATTTTTCTGATCCTCAAGGATATTCACATATTTACAAACTTCCTAGATCCATAGGGAAATTGCAAGGCTTACGTACTTTGGACAtaagaggtagttatattacaaAACTGCCAACTGAGATTTGTAAACTCAAGAGTCTACACAGTCTCCGTTTTACCACAAATGGTTCCTACGAATACTTTGACTTGGATGACCCCAAGAATTGCTTGCTGGCCACATCTTGTCTACCCATATTTTTCACACCTTTGTTTGATCCCAGTGATCGTGCTGAGGTAATTGCCGAGCTACACATGGCATGGTGTAGCCATTGGTCAGAGTCAGATGGTGTGAGGGTGCCAAAAGGAATCAGCAAACTGAAAGAGCTGCAAGTACTAGAGGTTGTGGACATCAACCGAACCAGTGGCAAAGCAATTAAAGAGCTAGGTGAGCTTGTGCAGCTGAGAAAACTAAGCGTGGTAACACAAGGGGCCACCAAGCAGAAATGTGAAGTACTCTGTGATGCCATTCAGAAGCTCACTTGCCTCCGCTCCCTTGAAGTGCATGGTTCACTCGAGTGGATGCATGTTGTTTCCTCTCCTCCACCCCTGTTGAGGAGTCTGAAGTTGGAGGGATGCCTCGGAGAGGTTCCTGGCTGGTTTGGCAATCTGATGTATTTGGTAAAGCTTCACTTATGGAGCAGCGAGATAAAGGAAGAAGGTAAAATCATGGAAATACTAGGGCCACTTCCCAACCTCATGCATCTTCGCCTTGAAAAAGGCTCTTATATTGGGAAGAAGTTAGGATTCAAAACGGAAGCATTTCCAAATCTCAAAAAGCTTGATATTTTGTATCTCGAGCAAGTGAGAGAGTTGATATTCGAGGAGGGCACCTCGCCCCAGCTGGGAAAGATAGAAATCACTTTCTGCTGGTTGGAATCAGGGATTAACAGTATCGACAACCTTGCAAGTCTCAAGGAGATTTGGCTTAATTGGTATGCGCAAGTGGCCAGGCTTGGTGTGTTGCAACGTGAACTGGACGCGCACCCCAACAATCCCGTGCTGCGGCTGCAGAAGGAACGGAGCTACCACGACCTGGATGAAGGAACGGAGGGGGAGGAATCATCATATCTCCATCCCGAGCATGCAGCAACGGGGGAAGCCTCCTCCTCGCAGGTGGCGATCGTGACGACGGGGAGCCACAG GCAAGACCCTGACATAAGGGAGGTCCAAGGCTCTACTTTGGTGGAAGACGATTTCTGGTCCTGCAATTCCGACGACGACGACGCTTGA
- the LOC125525077 gene encoding uncharacterized protein LOC125525077 — protein MAGRSDWRGQKPGNSGGGRGSWVQGRGDAGGGGFWAAGRGDAGGGGAGWRGPTQQRPPTPPTFSTQPNPLVGGAYGVEHGFGGGQHGHGEYLAGRGGHGSGKHGSGGFVSGQQGQFYQQPPIPPSGNFQTHPAVGFGAVQFGQMGNDALGSYQYSGTSNSPNQQGQGYGYTGFNSNQSGTSAGPASIGSRSQMTCYKCENTGHAVKDCQTVLFCVNCTKDSHLSRKCSFLSQPKPVASLVGSAADGLQMFSARTGKKPEPDKNKQAIAIVTVKNASLTALQLVNSLSMMFQWGWEWQAKPYLRDSFLVKFPSVNKIDEMKAYNFFGLIGTTANIKVDRWTNSSTASFKLYVCWVRITGVPETLEHYQGFCEAGSLIGSVLELDMELYRQCGVLRAKIGVMDPRKIPSSAPLNESGFIFNIYFELEDIVEEGGPMEGGILVSYPSGPDSSHNATEKRPREQSNNEEVGCSKSPKHGTGAGKSDKGNTSVSSEVVIPSQYELDKNMVAENEVRQKLLDKKRDAERVLSGVEQVNAEFVSSAAMLEDFTEVPDSQKEEEFDCTQDPDDFARRLGISTQKVKEINADVEREMIAEENENLLLAQDKENRSPSLISSTQAVTAPGREVNQKQTPFFDKVDVCLQYPLQDLCGVDVVNK, from the coding sequence ATGGCGGGGCGAAGCGATTGGCGTGGGCAGAAGCCGGGCAACTCGGGCGGCGGCCGCGGATCCTGGGTGCAGGGCCGCGGAGATGCTGGTGGCGGGGGATTCTGGGCGGCAGGGCGAGGTGATGCAGGTGGTGGCGGTGCTGGTTGGCGTGGACCAACGCAACAGAGACCGCCCACTCCTCCAACTTTCTCCACTCAGCCCAATCCTCTGGTTGGGGGTGCTTATGGCGTGGAGCATGGATTTGGAGgtggtcaacatggtcatggGGAGTACTTAGCTGGCCGTGGTGGACATGGATCTGGGAAACATGGGAGCGGTGGTTTTGTCTCCGGACAGCAAGGACAGTTCTACCAGCAACCTCCAATTCCTCCTTCAGGTAACTTTCAGACACATCCTGCTGTTGGGTTTGGAGCAGTTCAGTTTGGTCAGATGGGCAATGATGCTTTGGGTAGTTATCAGTATTCTGGAACTAGCAACTCACCTAATCAACAAGGACAGGGGTATGGTTATACTGGTTTCAATTCAAATCAATCTGGTACTAGCGCTGGGCCTGCAAGTATTGGGAGCAGATCACAGATGACATGCTATAAATGTGAGAATACTGGTCATGCTGTTAAGGATTGTCAGACTGTGTTATTTTGCGTCAACTGCACCAAGGATTCACACCTCTCGCGCAAGTGCTCTTTCCTGTCACAACCTAAGCCTGTTGCCAGTCTGGTTGGTAGTGCTGCTGATGGTTTGCAGATGTTCTCAGCAAGGACCGGAAAGAAGCCGGAGCCAGATAAAAACAAGCAGGCTATAGCTATTGTTACTGTGAAAAATGCAAGCCTGACTGCGTTACAGCTTGTTAACTCTCTCAGCATGATGTTCCAGTGGGGATGGGAGTGGCAGGCTAAGCCTTACCTCAGAGACAGCTTTTTAGTCAAATTCCCTTCCGTGAATAAAATCGATGAAATGAAGGCGTACAATTTCTTTGGTCTGATTGGAACAACAGCTAATATCAAAGTAGACAGATGGACCAACTCTTCAACTGCATCTTTCAAACTGTATGTTTGCTGGGTTAGAATAACAGGGGTTCCCGAGACACTGGAGCACTATCAAGGTTTTTGTGAAGCTGGCTCTCTCATTGGTTCAGTTTTGGAACTGGACATGGAGCTCTATAGGCAATGTGGAGTTCTCAGGGCTAAGATTGGAGTTATGGATCCTAGGAAAATACCCTCTAGCGCTCCCCTGAATGAAAGTGGTTTTATCTTCAACATATACTTTGAACTGGAAGACATAGTGGAGGAGGGTGGTCCTATGGAGGGTGGTATCTTGGTTAGCTATCCTAGTGGTCCTGATTCATCTCATAACGCTACAGAGAAAAGACCGAGAGAGCAAAGTAACAATGAGGAGGTGGGATGTAGCAAATCTCCCAAACATGGTACCGGGGCTGGAAAGTCGGATAAAGGAAACACTTCAGTTTCATCAGAGGTTGTGATTCCGAGTCAATACGAACTTGATAAGAACATGGTTGCTGAAAATGAGGTGAGACAAAAATTACTTGACAAAAAGCGGGATGCTGAAAGAGTTCTCTCTGGTGTGGAACAGGTTAATGCTGAGTTTGTTAGTAGCGCTGCTATGTTGGAAGATTTCACAGAAGTGCCTGACAGCCAAAAGGAAGAAGAGTTTGATTGCACTCAAGACCCAGATGACTTTGCTAGGAGGCTTGGGATTAGCACTCAAAAAGTTAAAGAAATCAATGCCGATGTTGAGAGGGAGATGATTGCGGAGGAAAATGAGAATCTGCTACTAGCACAAGATAAGGAAAATAGGAGCCCTTCTCTCATTAGCTCCACTCAGGCCGTGACCGCTCCCGGGAGAGAAGTGAATCAGAAGCAAACTCCCTTCTTTGACAAAGTTGACGTATGTTTACAATACCCCTTACAAGACCTGTGTGGTGTCGATGTAGTCAACAAGTAG
- the LOC125522174 gene encoding disease resistance protein PIK6-NP-like, which yields MPMVFTPFLNPGFHVESGGVKVPRGIGDLHDLQILEVVDIKRTSSRAIKELGGLMQLRKLSVVTAGANMRKCKVLCASIEKLPSLGSLRVDAGTNSLQWLHSISSPPPILRSIKLVGFLVEMPDWLENLIHLVKIQLQHSGLKGGKTMELLGELPKIMFLGLHANAYAEEQLVFGEEAFQNLRQLDFNGSTGVREVRFEEGTSPHMETMQFGHCELESGVIGVKHLRRLKEISLGSAGKVANLGVLQGEVDAHPNRPILRLKDDRRYHDLGDIVQGSTAAVQAGESSPHPDSAAGESSSSQVIVLRTTEIEINRSANYFSLSFCSSR from the coding sequence ATGCCCATGGTATTCACTCCTTTTCTTAATCCTGGATTCCATGTTGAGTCAGGGGGTGTGAAGGTGCCAAGAGGGATCGGTGACTTGCATGATTTACAGATACTAGAGGTTGTAGACATCAAGCGAACTAGCAGCAGAGCAATTAAAGAGCTGGGGGGGCTTATGCAGTTAAGAAAACTAAGTGTTGTAACAGCAGGAGCCAACATGCGAAAATGTAAGGTACTTTGTGCAAGCATTGAAAAGCTACCTTCCCTCGGTTCTCTTCGTGTAGATGCTGGCACAAATTCTCTCCAGTGGTTACATTCTATTTCATCTCCTCCCCCAATCTTGAGGAGCATCAAGCTGGTTGGATTTCTTGTAGAGATGCCAGACTGGTTGGAAAATTTGATTCATTTGGTGAAGATCCAGTTACAACATAGCGGACTGAAGGGAGGTAAAACCATGGAATTACTAGGGGAACTGCCCAAGATCATGTTTCTGGGTCTTCATGCGAACGCTTATGCTGAAGAGCAGCTAGTCTTCGGAGAGGAAGCATTCCAAAATCTCAGACAACTCGATTTTAATGGCAGTACTGGAGTGAGAGAGGTCAGATTCGAGGAGGGCACCTCGCCCCACATGGAAACGATGCAATTTGGCCATTGCGAGTTGGAATCAGGGGTCATTGGTGTCAAGCACCTTCGAAGACTCAAGGAGATTTCACTTGGTTCCGCTGGTAAAGTTGCAAATCTTGGTGTGCTGCAAGGTGAAGTGGACGCGCACCCCAACCGTCCCATTCTGCGACTCAAGGATGACCGGAGGTACCACGACCTGGGTGACATCGTCCAAGGATCCACTGCTGCAGTACAAGCCGGGGAATCATCTCCCCATCCTGACTCAGCAGCCGGAGAGAGCTCATCCTCTCAGGTGATAGTCCTGAGGACGACGGAGATCGAGATCAACAGGTCAGCTAACTATTTTTCGCTTTCGTTCTGTAGCAGTAGATAG
- the LOC125522172 gene encoding disease resistance protein RPM1-like isoform X1 has translation MAETVVSMARSMLGGAISMAASAAATEMSLLIGVRKDIWFIKDELKTMQAFLVAAEKTKKKNMLLEVWAEQVRDLAYGIEDCLDEFMVHVGSQSRSRRLLKLNDRHRIASQIRDLKARVEEVSNRNARYNLINADASSNIDEVNASMEDVRSHSAGNIDEAELVGFVKPKEELIKMVDVNSRDGLSKVICVVGMGGLGKTTLAGKAYASKEDIVNKFACCAWVYASKEDIVNKFACCAWVTVSQSFSKIEMLKEMISQLLGTESLRKCLKELEQKAVQVEHLANYLREKLEDKRYFIVLDDLWTIDAWNWIKYIAFPIRNNKGSRIIVTTRDVGLAAQCTSESLIYHLKHLQIEDATNLLLRKSGKTREDMKNDKKMMAVVNKIVKKCGGLPLAILTIGGMLGNKKATEWESIYTQIPSELESNPSLEAMRRIVTLSYNNLPSHLKSCFLYLSIFPEDFEIKRRRLVDRWITEGFVRARGGVNIEDVGISYFTELINRSMIQPSKVSIEGHVKSCRVHDIMHDVMVSISREENFVYLAGDNATTVSEGNFRHVAYNGSKCQKLGMDCSHVRSLTMFGERSLDPSPSVCSSDMRMLRALDLENAQFQVTQKDISNIGLLRHLKYVNFSDPQGYSHIYKLPRSIGKLQGLRTLDIRGSYITKLPTEICKLKSLHSLRFTTNGSYEYFDLDDPKNCLLATSCLPIFFTPLFDPSDRAEVIAELHMAWCSHWSESDGVRVPKGISKLKELQVLEVVDINRTSGKAIKELGELVQLRKLSVVTQGATKQKCEVLCDAIQKLTCLRSLEVHGSLEWMHVVSSPPPLLRSLKLEGCLGEVPGWFGNLMYLVKLHLWSSEIKEEGKIMEILGPLPNLMHLRLEKGSYIGKKLGFKTEAFPNLKKLDILYLEQVRELIFEEGTSPQLGKIEITFCWLESGINSIDNLASLKEIWLNWYAQVARLGVLQRELDAHPNNPVLRLQKERSYHDLDEGTEGEESSYLHPEHAATGEASSSQVAIVTTGSHSRQDPDIREVQGSTLVEDDFWSCNSDDDDA, from the exons ATGGCGGAGACGGTGGTGAGCATGGCGAGGTCCATGCTTGGGGGCGCCATCAGCATGGCCGCCTCTGCCGCCGCCACCGAGATGAGTCTTCTCATCGGAGTCCGCAAGGACATCTG GTTCATAAAAGACGAGCTCAAGACGATGCAAGCATTCCTCGTGGCTGCCGAGAAAACAAAGAAGAAAAACATGCTACTGGAGGTGTGGGCAGAGCAAGTAAGAGATCTAGCATATGGTATTGAGGATTGTCTTGATGAATTTATGGTGCATGTGGGAAGCCAGAGCCGTTCTCGACGGCTGCTTAAGCTGAACGATCGGCATCGGATTGCCAGCCAAATCCGTGATCTCAAAGCAAGAGTTGAAGAAGTGAGCAATAGGAATGCACGCTATAACTTGATCAACGCTGATGCCTCCAGCAACATTGACGAGGTGAATGCCAGCATGGAAGATGTTCGTAGCCACTCAGCTGGTAACATTGATGAGGCAGAGCTTGTGGGCTTTGTTAAGCCTAAAGAGGAGTTGATTAAGATGGTGGATGTTAACTCCAGAGATGGTCTTTCCAAGGTGATATGTGTCGTTGGCATGGGCGGTTTAGGCAAGACTACTCTAGCAGGGAAGGCATATGCTAGCAAGGAAGATATTGTGAATAAATTTGCTTGTTGTGCTTGGGTATATGCTAGCAAGGAAGATATTGTGAATAAATTTGCTTGTTGTGCTTGGGTCACAGTCTCACAGTCATTTTCGAAGATAGAGATGCTCAAGGAGATGATAAGTCAACTTTTGGGTACCGAGTCACTGAGGAAATGCTTGAAAGAACTTGAACAGAAGGCAGTGCAAGTAGAGCATCTCGCCAACTACCTCAGAGAAAAGCTAGAGGACAAGAGATACTTTATTGTTCTTGATGACCTGTGGACCATAGATGCTTGGAATTGGATCAAATATATTGCTTTTCCTATTAGAAACAATAAAGGTAGCCGAATAATAGTAACAACACGAGATGTGGGCTTGGCTGCACAGTGCACTTCAGAATCACTTATCTACCACCTTAAGCACCTGCAAATAGAAGATGCCACAAATTTGCTACTAAGAAAGAGTGGGAAAACACGGGAAGACATGAAAAATGATAAGAAAATGATGGCAGTGGTCAACAAAATAGTAAAGAAGTGTGGTGGTCTACCGCTGGCTATACTCACTATAGGAGGCATGCTTGGCAACAAAAAGGCAACAGAGTGGGAAAGTATCTATACACAAATCCCATCAGAGCTTGAGAGCAACCCTAGCCTAGAAGCAATGAGGAGGATAGTTACTCTAAGCTACAACAACTTGCCGTCTCATCTCAAGTCATGTTTTCTTTATCTAAGCATCTTTCCTGAGGATTTTGAAATCAAAAGGAGGCGTTTGGTAGATAGATGGATAACAGAGGGGTTTGTTAGAGCCAGAGGTGGAGTAAACATCGAAGATGTTGGAATAAGTTATTTCACCGAGCTAATCAACCGAAGCATGATTCAGCCCTCAAAAGTGAGCATAGAAGGACATGTTAAGAGTTGTCGAGTCCATGATATCATGCATGATGTGATGGTCTCGATATCCAGGGAAGAAAATTTTGTGTATTTGGCAGGAGATAATGCAACTACTGTATCAGAGGGGAACTTCCGTCATGTAGCATACAATGGTAGTAAGTGCCAAAAATTAGGCATGGATTGTAGCCATGTTCGTTCATTAACCATGTTTGGTGAGAGATCATTGGATCCATCACCTTCAGTTTGTTCATCTGACATGAGAATGCTCCGGGCCTTGGATCTAGAGAATGCACAGTTTCAAGTCACACAAAAGGATATCAGCAACATAGGATTGTTGCGGCACTTGAAGTATGTGAATTTTTCTGATCCTCAAGGATATTCACATATTTACAAACTTCCTAGATCCATAGGGAAATTGCAAGGCTTACGTACTTTGGACAtaagaggtagttatattacaaAACTGCCAACTGAGATTTGTAAACTCAAGAGTCTACACAGTCTCCGTTTTACCACAAATGGTTCCTACGAATACTTTGACTTGGATGACCCCAAGAATTGCTTGCTGGCCACATCTTGTCTACCCATATTTTTCACACCTTTGTTTGATCCCAGTGATCGTGCTGAGGTAATTGCCGAGCTACACATGGCATGGTGTAGCCATTGGTCAGAGTCAGATGGTGTGAGGGTGCCAAAAGGAATCAGCAAACTGAAAGAGCTGCAAGTACTAGAGGTTGTGGACATCAACCGAACCAGTGGCAAAGCAATTAAAGAGCTAGGTGAGCTTGTGCAGCTGAGAAAACTAAGCGTGGTAACACAAGGGGCCACCAAGCAGAAATGTGAAGTACTCTGTGATGCCATTCAGAAGCTCACTTGCCTCCGCTCCCTTGAAGTGCATGGTTCACTCGAGTGGATGCATGTTGTTTCCTCTCCTCCACCCCTGTTGAGGAGTCTGAAGTTGGAGGGATGCCTCGGAGAGGTTCCTGGCTGGTTTGGCAATCTGATGTATTTGGTAAAGCTTCACTTATGGAGCAGCGAGATAAAGGAAGAAGGTAAAATCATGGAAATACTAGGGCCACTTCCCAACCTCATGCATCTTCGCCTTGAAAAAGGCTCTTATATTGGGAAGAAGTTAGGATTCAAAACGGAAGCATTTCCAAATCTCAAAAAGCTTGATATTTTGTATCTCGAGCAAGTGAGAGAGTTGATATTCGAGGAGGGCACCTCGCCCCAGCTGGGAAAGATAGAAATCACTTTCTGCTGGTTGGAATCAGGGATTAACAGTATCGACAACCTTGCAAGTCTCAAGGAGATTTGGCTTAATTGGTATGCGCAAGTGGCCAGGCTTGGTGTGTTGCAACGTGAACTGGACGCGCACCCCAACAATCCCGTGCTGCGGCTGCAGAAGGAACGGAGCTACCACGACCTGGATGAAGGAACGGAGGGGGAGGAATCATCATATCTCCATCCCGAGCATGCAGCAACGGGGGAAGCCTCCTCCTCGCAGGTGGCGATCGTGACGACGGGGAGCCACAG CAGGCAAGACCCTGACATAAGGGAGGTCCAAGGCTCTACTTTGGTGGAAGACGATTTCTGGTCCTGCAATTCCGACGACGACGACGCTTGA